A stretch of Microcoleus sp. bin38.metabat.b11b12b14.051 DNA encodes these proteins:
- a CDS encoding alpha/beta hydrolase, whose product MHNATVTGPAGRLNFTDTGAVSSAESPTIPLLLVHGMAYHLGVWDETIALLRANLGQNQRILAIDLRGHGASDPPADGDYTPDSCAADILAVLDALNIPQVALVGHSFGALVVLATAAAAPTRVAQVILADPPGDFNYLPPSVYEEQMVPFLAALAGDNYRAAAEEKFAQALEGGTPATRETTIARLGATPRDRLIGMYKGMFAYNAVGAIDRYLATPGTQISAILAPSNSWPFSLHLLRPQILTTVIPETSHWLQLDAPVPFAEVVTAVIRH is encoded by the coding sequence ATGCACAATGCAACTGTCACCGGCCCAGCGGGGCGGCTCAATTTCACCGACACGGGCGCGGTAAGCAGCGCAGAATCACCAACTATTCCCCTCCTCCTGGTACATGGTATGGCATATCACCTCGGAGTCTGGGATGAGACGATCGCACTTTTGCGCGCCAATCTCGGTCAAAACCAGCGCATTCTGGCGATCGACCTCCGGGGCCACGGCGCATCCGATCCGCCCGCAGACGGCGATTACACCCCCGATAGCTGCGCCGCCGACATCCTCGCCGTCCTCGACGCGCTGAATATCCCGCAAGTAGCCCTTGTCGGGCACAGCTTCGGCGCCCTTGTCGTCCTCGCCACCGCAGCGGCAGCACCAACGCGGGTAGCGCAGGTCATCCTCGCCGATCCTCCCGGTGACTTTAACTACCTGCCGCCCTCCGTATACGAGGAACAGATGGTTCCCTTCCTCGCAGCCTTGGCGGGCGATAACTACCGCGCAGCAGCAGAGGAAAAATTCGCCCAAGCGTTGGAAGGCGGTACTCCTGCGACGCGCGAAACCACGATCGCACGTCTCGGGGCCACGCCGCGCGATCGCCTAATCGGTATGTACAAAGGTATGTTTGCTTACAATGCAGTCGGTGCGATCGATCGCTATCTAGCAACTCCGGGCACTCAAATCTCAGCAATCCTCGCGCCGTCCAACTCCTGGCCTTTCAGCCTCCACCTACTCCGCCCCCAAATTCTCACCACCGTCATACCAGAAACCAGTCACTGGTTGCAGCTTGATGCGCCGGTTCCCTTCGCGGAAGTCGTAACAGCAGTCATTCGTCATTAG
- a CDS encoding dual specificity protein phosphatase family protein, whose translation MYKFAAAAEDELVVFGAAKPGYGDREVVGWIDFMRRQKIDRVCCLLPETQLIGYGDLLGSYRTVFGYDRVCWAPIADFELADRSILVDRILPFLASASRSGDRVVVHCGGGIGRTGQVLAAWLVSGRGFSNEKAIAAVKKTGRNPYEAAIAAVFKGRNPWKVAKELDTLLDDCRCSCRSIALNPKD comes from the coding sequence ATGTACAAGTTTGCGGCGGCTGCGGAGGATGAATTAGTTGTGTTTGGTGCGGCAAAACCGGGATACGGCGATCGCGAAGTTGTTGGCTGGATTGATTTTATGCGGCGACAGAAGATCGATCGAGTTTGTTGCTTGCTTCCGGAGACACAACTTATCGGCTATGGTGACTTGCTGGGAAGCTATCGAACAGTATTCGGGTACGATCGCGTTTGTTGGGCTCCGATCGCAGATTTTGAATTAGCTGATCGCTCGATTTTAGTCGATCGCATCTTACCATTTTTGGCATCTGCAAGTCGATCGGGCGATCGGGTGGTAGTTCACTGTGGCGGTGGGATTGGGCGCACGGGACAGGTTTTGGCTGCTTGGTTGGTTAGCGGGCGGGGATTTTCTAACGAAAAGGCGATCGCGGCTGTCAAAAAAACTGGGAGAAATCCCTATGAAGCTGCGATCGCTGCTGTTTTTAAAGGTCGAAATCCGTGGAAAGTTGCTAAAGAACTTGATACTTTATTAGATGATTGTCGTTGTAGTTGCAGATCGATCGCCCTAAATCCCAAGGACTAA
- a CDS encoding calcium-binding protein, giving the protein MANIPGTPNNDLLNGTPDNDTLTGLAGNDTLYGKDGDDELDGGSGADKMYGGSGNDGYFVDNIADVVVENTAEGIDRVESTVSYTLGANVEDLFLKGTAAIDGTGNNAHNAMVGNDANNSMYGLGDRDYLFGAGGNDFLNGGDGDDQIYGGTGDDQLYGGAGADEMFGGTGNDQFLVDNVGDLVTEKPGEGIDTVVTSTISYTLGANVENLTLSDTADIDGTGNDLNNYILGNAGKNFIKGESGDDLINGRGGKDIILGGDGYDTLLGDAGNDNLQGMKGNDILYGNDDNDQLSGGGGDDILYGGNGNDVLVGGGDIDPAGNNILWGGAGADGFRFYFAPTGIDTIKDFQKSEVDKIEIHRSFGATSLDQFSYNKTTGALLFGQVQFATLENKPADFLVSRDIVLLP; this is encoded by the coding sequence ATGGCTAACATTCCAGGTACTCCTAATAACGACTTACTAAATGGCACGCCTGACAACGATACCCTCACAGGGTTAGCAGGGAACGACACACTCTACGGTAAAGATGGAGACGATGAGCTTGATGGTGGTTCTGGTGCAGACAAAATGTATGGTGGTAGCGGTAATGACGGCTACTTTGTCGATAATATTGCTGACGTAGTTGTGGAGAACACTGCCGAAGGTATCGATCGAGTAGAATCCACTGTAAGCTACACCTTGGGAGCCAATGTCGAAGACCTGTTTTTGAAAGGAACCGCTGCTATTGACGGCACGGGCAACAACGCGCACAATGCTATGGTAGGCAACGATGCCAACAACTCGATGTATGGTTTGGGCGATCGCGATTACTTATTTGGTGCAGGCGGTAACGACTTCCTAAATGGTGGCGATGGAGATGACCAAATCTATGGTGGTACCGGAGACGACCAACTTTATGGTGGTGCTGGCGCCGACGAAATGTTTGGTGGTACAGGTAATGACCAATTCCTTGTTGATAATGTTGGTGATTTAGTTACCGAAAAACCAGGTGAAGGCATTGATACCGTAGTCACTTCCACTATCAGCTATACCTTGGGTGCAAACGTCGAAAACCTGACCTTAAGTGATACTGCTGATATCGATGGCACCGGTAATGACTTGAATAATTATATTCTGGGTAACGCCGGCAAGAACTTCATCAAAGGTGAGAGTGGAGACGATCTAATCAATGGTAGAGGTGGCAAAGATATCATTCTTGGTGGTGATGGATATGACACGCTTTTAGGTGATGCTGGAAATGACAACCTACAAGGCATGAAAGGTAACGATATCCTCTACGGTAACGATGATAATGACCAACTTTCCGGTGGTGGTGGCGACGACATCCTCTATGGCGGTAATGGTAATGATGTCTTAGTTGGTGGTGGCGATATCGATCCTGCCGGCAATAACATTCTTTGGGGCGGTGCAGGCGCAGATGGATTCAGATTCTATTTTGCTCCCACAGGCATTGACACCATCAAAGACTTCCAGAAGAGTGAAGTTGACAAAATTGAAATTCACCGAAGTTTTGGCGCTACTTCTCTCGACCAATTCAGCTATAACAAGACTACTGGTGCTTTATTGTTCGGTCAAGTTCAGTTTGCAACTCTTGAGAATAAGCCAGCAGACTTCTTAGTATCGCGAGATATTGTTCTATTACCATGA
- a CDS encoding calcium-binding protein, with the protein MAKPIIGTSFDDTYLDGTNGADTIYALAGNDSSSGGAGNDTMYGGSGNDTLWGYSGNDLIFGEEDNDYLYGEEGADTVWGGAGNDYINGSNGLFNSTDSADRLYGEAGNDTLDGWTGNDSLYGGYDNDLLLGSFGNDYLNGDYGNDQLYGEPGNDTLYGGGGADKFIFDFSPAYEGIDLIQDFNYSEGDKVQISISGMGVSSVSQFQYNNSSGALSFNNQQFAKVPGGFRPDSDIVFVP; encoded by the coding sequence ATGGCAAAGCCAATTATCGGTACATCATTCGACGATACGTATTTGGATGGTACTAACGGGGCGGATACTATCTATGCCTTAGCGGGTAACGACTCTTCCTCTGGCGGGGCTGGCAACGATACGATGTATGGAGGGTCTGGAAATGATACCTTGTGGGGATACTCCGGCAATGACCTCATCTTCGGTGAAGAGGATAATGACTACCTCTATGGCGAAGAAGGCGCGGATACCGTCTGGGGAGGTGCAGGTAATGATTACATCAACGGTAGCAATGGTTTATTTAATAGTACCGATTCTGCCGATCGACTTTACGGTGAGGCCGGCAACGACACCTTAGATGGTTGGACTGGTAACGACAGCCTTTACGGTGGATATGACAACGACCTCTTGCTTGGTTCCTTCGGTAATGACTACCTCAATGGTGACTATGGCAACGATCAGCTTTATGGCGAACCTGGGAATGACACACTGTATGGAGGTGGAGGCGCAGATAAGTTTATTTTCGACTTCAGCCCAGCCTACGAAGGCATTGATTTGATCCAAGACTTTAATTACTCCGAAGGTGATAAAGTTCAAATCTCTATCAGTGGGATGGGAGTGTCTTCAGTCAGTCAATTCCAATACAACAACAGCAGTGGTGCGTTGTCGTTTAACAACCAACAGTTTGCCAAAGTGCCGGGTGGATTTCGCCCCGATTCTGATATCGTCTTCGTTCCTTAA
- a CDS encoding VOC family protein, with the protein MNKLRVARPTDNLVEITNFYCDGLGMQVLDSFENHNGFDGIMLGHHNSAYHLEFTHHRGHTVGKAPNQDCLLVFYIPDTSSWEETILNMEARGYQAVKSYNPYWDENGKTFEDIDGYRVVLQNTEWQL; encoded by the coding sequence ATGAACAAATTGCGTGTTGCTCGGCCAACAGATAATTTGGTCGAAATTACCAATTTTTATTGTGATGGGTTGGGGATGCAAGTTCTTGACTCCTTTGAAAATCACAACGGCTTTGACGGGATTATGTTGGGACATCATAACTCTGCTTATCATCTGGAGTTCACGCACCATAGGGGCCACACAGTCGGTAAGGCTCCAAACCAAGACTGTCTATTGGTTTTCTATATTCCCGATACATCAAGTTGGGAAGAAACTATCTTAAATATGGAAGCTCGCGGTTATCAAGCCGTCAAGTCCTATAATCCGTATTGGGATGAGAACGGCAAGACATTTGAGGACATTGACGGTTATCGTGTGGTGTTGCAAAACACAGAGTGGCAACTATAA
- a CDS encoding calcium-binding protein, with protein sequence MALQTDPSEPRRLIGDNTSEQVFLSSADANNFPLGVWMLGGDDTVNSSAANNLVYGNEGEDILRGSLGNDSLFGGRGKDLLGGDAGNDYLSGGQDADLIYGFGGNDILLGGRGNDFLVSGNGYDTLIGGLGRDFLVGFNDDNSGPKIGSNLYVLQAEPGVTDINNMDLIVYFGAGDRIGLAGGLTANDVVLENLTNVTIVLDFDGSQAVKNITQASPLNPGPIVTKGTLIKVKNSGDILGFVDSVTPAQVQNNLISVQGF encoded by the coding sequence GTGGCTTTACAAACAGATCCATCCGAACCGCGCCGCTTAATTGGCGACAATACATCCGAACAAGTTTTTCTATCTAGCGCAGATGCCAATAATTTCCCTTTGGGAGTCTGGATGCTTGGAGGCGACGATACAGTCAACAGCTCAGCAGCTAACAATTTGGTGTATGGCAATGAAGGAGAAGACATTCTCAGGGGAAGCTTGGGTAACGATTCCTTATTCGGAGGCAGGGGGAAAGACTTACTAGGTGGAGATGCTGGAAATGACTATCTCAGCGGAGGACAAGATGCAGACTTGATTTATGGCTTTGGGGGAAACGATATTTTATTGGGCGGTAGAGGCAATGATTTCTTAGTTAGCGGTAATGGGTATGACACTCTAATTGGAGGTTTGGGGCGAGACTTTTTAGTGGGCTTTAATGATGACAATTCTGGGCCTAAAATCGGCAGCAACTTGTATGTCCTGCAAGCAGAGCCAGGAGTTACAGATATCAATAATATGGATTTGATTGTTTATTTTGGAGCTGGCGATCGCATTGGATTAGCAGGAGGTTTGACTGCCAATGATGTAGTCCTGGAAAACCTAACAAATGTGACAATTGTATTGGACTTCGATGGGTCACAAGCTGTAAAAAATATTACTCAGGCATCTCCACTAAATCCTGGGCCAATTGTCACTAAAGGAACTTTAATTAAGGTTAAAAATTCCGGGGATATATTAGGTTTTGTTGACAGTGTAACACCGGCCCAGGTTCAAAACAATCTCATCTCGGTTCAAGGATTTTAA
- a CDS encoding NACHT domain-containing protein has protein sequence MTKMPQKRKRRGVILSDWGLQRLQNTQEQLAITENGGYAYTLERLSDLTGLSARSIGRLRSGKAAVDRQTLEELFRAFNLTITEQDYIQPEPTAPERQPVKSIAQNWGEAIDVSRFYGRTAELTTLTQWILQDNCRLVGIFGIGGIGKTTLSVKLAQQLQNQFTYVIWRSLRNVPPPEILIAELVSFLSGQQDTKAEISSLIQCLRNHRCLLVMDNTESLSQPGNQSEQYRPGYEAYGEMLRAVAETPHQSCLVLTSREKCAGFAQLEAGDLAVQGLSLGGSPETAAALIKVTKLTGSESQKQDLCDRYRCNPLALKIVATTIQDLFDGNIALFLEQDITIFGDISDLIQQQYNRLSSLEHQVMCWLAIDREWVSFAQLRADLNAGVSPTQLMEALQNLKWRSLIETNAGHFTLQPVVMEYVTQTLIDRVCEEIADRSCSAPLSPNSLLQTYALMKAQDKDYIRDSQIRIILTPLVARLLNQLGSKKDLVYQLHQILHRLQTECPNRNGYAGGNTINLLRHLEVDLSNCDFSYLSIWQADFQDANLDRVNFAHSDLSKSRFTQPLGGILRVAFSPDSQLLAIGDSNNIVSVWQVADGQCRGIFREHFGWIWAITWSPDSQILASAGEDRSIRLWDIESGNCLVILEGHQATIRTLAWQPNGHLLAAGDDREIRLWDTRTQECIKIFQGHSNRISSVAWSPDGQILGNASLDRTIRLWDIHSGECLNILSGHTSEIWSIAWSSDGELLATGSEDGSVKIWNADRGQCLKTLQRYDSRVFSVAWSPDSKMLATASGGDNITIWDAEIGQCLQTLEAHTNSIWAVTVAWSANGKTIASGSHDQTVRLWEVCGDRSSDCRSFKTFQGYSNSMFAAAWSPDGRTLASSSADSRIRLWNPDTGLCLKMLQGHRNWIWSLAWSPDGSILTSGSDDCDIRLWNPSNGECLTTLQGHEAWVWAVAWSPNSQILASAAGDLKIRLWDIQQRKCLQILEGHSNWVTSVAWSPDGKTLASGSHDRTIRLWDSSSGECLNILHGDNNWVESVAWSPDGKTVVTGSQNGSIRLWDSKTGKCLKILQGHSNRVRAVVWSPDGEMLASCSHDRTIRLWDARTGECLNILEGHTSQVWSVSWRPVVWNGTENRDLVLASSSADETIKLWDVNTGECLRTLRADRPYEGMNITGVTGITQAQEATLEVLGAIVNS, from the coding sequence ATGACTAAAATGCCGCAAAAGCGCAAGCGCCGAGGCGTGATTCTTTCAGATTGGGGTTTGCAGCGTCTCCAGAATACCCAAGAACAATTAGCTATTACTGAAAATGGTGGTTATGCTTACACATTAGAGCGATTAAGCGATTTGACAGGGCTAAGTGCTCGATCGATCGGACGGCTGCGAAGTGGCAAAGCAGCGGTCGATCGCCAAACCCTAGAAGAGCTATTTCGCGCCTTTAACCTCACTATAACCGAGCAAGACTACATCCAGCCAGAGCCAACAGCGCCAGAACGTCAGCCCGTAAAGTCGATCGCCCAAAATTGGGGAGAAGCCATAGATGTTTCCCGCTTTTACGGGCGTACCGCAGAACTTACCACCCTCACCCAATGGATTCTGCAAGATAATTGTCGGTTGGTGGGTATTTTTGGGATTGGTGGCATCGGCAAAACGACTTTATCTGTCAAACTGGCCCAACAGCTACAAAACCAATTTACCTACGTCATTTGGCGAAGTCTCCGCAATGTCCCGCCTCCGGAAATTTTGATAGCAGAATTAGTCTCATTCCTCTCAGGACAACAGGATACGAAAGCAGAAATTAGCAGCTTGATTCAGTGTCTGCGGAATCATCGCTGTCTGCTGGTGATGGATAATACCGAAAGCCTGTCACAACCTGGGAATCAGAGTGAACAATATCGTCCCGGCTATGAAGCTTACGGAGAAATGCTGCGCGCGGTGGCCGAAACTCCCCATCAAAGCTGTTTGGTGTTAACCAGCCGGGAAAAATGCGCTGGATTCGCTCAATTGGAAGCGGGCGACTTAGCAGTACAGGGATTGTCCTTGGGCGGTTCTCCAGAAACAGCAGCAGCATTGATTAAGGTGACGAAATTAACTGGATCGGAAAGTCAAAAACAGGATTTGTGCGATCGCTATCGATGCAATCCCCTAGCCTTAAAAATTGTTGCCACTACCATTCAAGACTTGTTTGATGGCAATATCGCTCTATTTTTAGAACAAGACATTACCATATTTGGTGACATTTCAGATTTAATTCAACAACAATACAATCGTCTTTCGAGTTTAGAGCATCAAGTCATGTGCTGGTTGGCGATCGATCGCGAATGGGTTTCCTTTGCCCAACTGCGAGCAGATTTGAATGCTGGCGTATCCCCAACACAGTTGATGGAAGCCCTGCAAAATTTGAAATGGCGATCGTTGATTGAAACTAACGCAGGTCACTTTACATTACAACCTGTGGTGATGGAATATGTCACGCAGACGCTGATCGATCGAGTTTGTGAGGAAATTGCAGACAGATCCTGCTCTGCCCCCTTGTCCCCAAATTCCCTGCTGCAAACCTATGCCCTGATGAAAGCACAGGACAAAGACTATATTCGAGACAGCCAAATACGCATCATTTTAACGCCGCTAGTCGCCCGGTTGCTAAACCAGTTAGGCTCAAAAAAAGACCTTGTTTATCAATTGCATCAAATTCTACATCGCCTGCAAACCGAGTGTCCCAATCGAAATGGATATGCGGGCGGTAACACGATCAATCTGTTACGCCACCTGGAAGTTGACCTCAGCAACTGCGACTTTTCCTATCTCAGTATTTGGCAAGCAGATTTTCAGGATGCGAATCTCGATCGAGTAAATTTCGCCCATTCTGACCTATCCAAATCCAGGTTTACCCAACCGTTAGGCGGTATTTTAAGAGTTGCTTTCAGCCCGGACAGTCAACTGCTGGCGATCGGAGATAGCAACAATATAGTATCAGTTTGGCAGGTTGCTGACGGACAATGCAGAGGGATATTTAGAGAGCATTTTGGTTGGATTTGGGCAATTACTTGGAGTCCAGACAGTCAAATCCTAGCCAGTGCAGGTGAAGATCGCAGCATCAGGCTTTGGGATATTGAATCTGGCAATTGTTTGGTAATTTTGGAAGGACATCAAGCTACCATCAGAACCTTGGCATGGCAGCCCAACGGACATCTGCTTGCTGCTGGGGACGATCGCGAAATTCGACTCTGGGATACTCGTACCCAAGAATGTATCAAAATCTTCCAAGGACATAGCAATCGGATTTCGTCTGTTGCTTGGAGTCCCGACGGTCAAATCCTCGGCAATGCCTCCTTGGATCGAACCATTCGACTCTGGGATATCCACAGCGGTGAGTGCCTCAATATCTTATCTGGACATACCAGTGAAATTTGGTCTATTGCTTGGAGTTCCGATGGAGAACTACTCGCCACAGGTAGCGAAGATGGCAGTGTAAAGATTTGGAATGCCGATCGCGGTCAATGTCTCAAAACCTTGCAAAGATATGATTCCCGTGTATTCTCAGTTGCTTGGAGTCCCGATAGCAAAATGCTGGCCACTGCCAGTGGAGGCGATAACATCACAATCTGGGATGCAGAAATCGGTCAATGTTTGCAAACCTTAGAGGCACACACCAATTCGATTTGGGCTGTGACTGTGGCTTGGAGTGCCAACGGGAAAACGATCGCCAGCGGTTCCCACGACCAAACCGTGCGACTGTGGGAAGTATGCGGCGATCGATCGAGTGATTGCCGCAGTTTCAAAACCTTCCAGGGATACAGCAATTCGATGTTTGCAGCCGCCTGGAGTCCCGATGGGCGCACCCTTGCCAGTAGCAGTGCCGACAGTCGGATTCGGTTGTGGAATCCCGATACAGGATTGTGTTTGAAAATGTTGCAGGGGCATCGCAATTGGATTTGGAGTTTAGCTTGGAGTCCCGATGGCAGTATCCTCACCAGTGGTTCGGATGACTGCGATATCAGGCTTTGGAATCCCAGCAACGGCGAATGCTTGACAACTCTGCAAGGTCATGAAGCTTGGGTATGGGCTGTCGCTTGGAGTCCTAACAGTCAAATTCTCGCCAGTGCAGCGGGCGACTTGAAGATTCGGTTGTGGGATATTCAACAGCGGAAATGCCTGCAAATCTTGGAGGGACATAGCAATTGGGTTACGAGTGTAGCCTGGAGTCCCGATGGTAAAACCCTTGCCAGTGGTAGTCACGATCGAACTATTCGACTCTGGGATAGCAGCAGTGGCGAATGCTTAAATATCTTGCACGGAGATAACAACTGGGTGGAATCGGTAGCTTGGAGTCCTGATGGCAAAACTGTTGTCACTGGTTCGCAGAATGGAAGCATCCGACTCTGGGATAGCAAAACTGGTAAGTGTCTGAAAATTTTGCAGGGACACAGCAATAGGGTAAGGGCGGTGGTGTGGAGTCCCGACGGTGAAATGCTGGCTAGTTGTTCGCACGATCGAACTATTCGACTGTGGGATGCGCGCACGGGAGAATGTTTGAACATTTTGGAGGGCCACACAAGTCAAGTTTGGTCAGTTAGTTGGCGTCCTGTTGTCTGGAATGGGACAGAAAATCGCGACTTGGTTCTGGCAAGCAGCAGTGCCGATGAGACGATTAAGCTTTGGGATGTCAACACAGGTGAATGTTTGAGAACTCTCAGAGCCGATCGCCCCTATGAAGGTATGAATATTACCGGAGTTACGGGCATTACACAAGCTCAGGAAGCCACATTGGAGGTCTTGGGGGCGATCGTAAACAGTTGA